The DNA window TCATAATTATTACTTCatcactaaattttaaaaagtgaattaGTTCCCCCCTGAGTATTCATTAAATTCATGACAAACCCCCTCCGTCTCTCAGTCCGTCAAATGTCTGTTAATTACGCAAAAAGGACGATATTGCCcttttaattaaagagaaaaaaaaaattatttccatctttttatcaattcttTATGTGATAAGCATACCTTCATGATAAAAACTTTGATTGATGAGCATAGCTGCATTAGACCCACTGATAATAAAAATCCAAATGCAAATACAAAATGGGTTACAAGCAAACTTCATGAGAAACTAGTTGTGGATGGGAACATGAGCTATGATCTAATGGAGAAAGAAATGCAGCAGAATTGGGGCATTCAACCTCCCAAATGCAGTTGTACAAAGCAAGAAATGCAGTAAAAGAATCAATAGAAGGATCGCATGCTGGGTATTATAAGTTCTTAAAGGTGTATATCAAAAATCTAATGAAGATTAATCctggaacatttgtaaagtttgaGCATTATGAGAGACAAAATATGGATGAACCAGGTCAATTCAAGAGAATTTTTATAGCATTTGAACCTTTGATCATTGGATTTCTTGAGGGTTGTAGACCTTTAATAGGAGTTGATGGGTGTCATTTGAAAGGTCCATATGGAGGTTGTCTTCTTAATGCTGTAGCTTTGGATGGAAATAGAGGAATCCTGCCTATAGCAATTGCAATTGTTGAGGGAGAGTGTTATCAAAGCTGGGAGTTTTTTCTAGACTGTTTAAAACAATGTATTGGAGGAGAAGATGAAGGCAAACACTATACATTCATGTCAGATAGACAAaaggtatatttttatttccaatttgtatgtcttttatttttaaataggtgacttattttgataatttatttccATTATAGGGGTTGATTGAGGCAGTGTCCAACATATTTCCAACAGCTACACACAGATATTGTTGTAGGCATATCTTCTCCAATTTCATCAAGCAATTTCCTGAAATTTCTCTAAGGCCGAAGTTTTGGATGGCAGCACGAAGCACAACTGGATTTTCATTTTGGGCTGTAATGAAAGAGATATAGAAAATTGATAATGGTAAGGCTAGTAAGTGGTTATTAAAGATAAAGCTAAAGCATTGGTGTAAACATGCTTTTACTAAAGATGCTAAAAGTGACCTTATTAGTAATAATATGTCTGAATCATTTAATGCTTGGATTGGAAAGTTAAGAGGGATGCCTATTACCACCTTATTAGACTATTTTAGGGAAAAATGCATGGTTAAATTACATAAGAGATATGCAGTAGGAAGTATTTGGGAGGGTAAGCTAACACCTCATGCACAAAAGATGTTAAAAAAAGTCATTAATGAGAGTAGGAGGCAATATAGAGTTATACATGGTAGAAATGATGAGTTTGAAATTAAAGATGGAAAAGCTAAATTTGCAGTCAATCTTAGAGAGCGAAAATGTAGTTGCCAGTGGTGGGATATCTCTGGAATGCCTTGTAAGCATGCATGTATTTGCATTGGCTATAAAAGACTGAACGCAGAGGATTTTTGTGATGATTACCACTCAATCGAAAGATATTTAAAAACTTATAATGGTGCATTACATCCCATGCCTGAAATGGATATGACCACGGATGATACATCTCTACATTTACTGCCCCTGCCTCTTAAGAGATTACCTGGAAGACCACGAAAAAATAGACGTGGGGAAGCCGGAGAACCCGGTCCTTCTACAACATCTAAGAGAGTTAATACAGTTCGATGCAAAACATGCAGTCAATTAGGCCACAACAAAAGAGGTTGTCAGCGAACAACCAATGACCAACGAGTAAGTTTGGTTATTTTTTCATAATCAACTATTTATCTGTTTTCATTCCATACAAATAACATCGATTCTTATTGTCAATTATAGGCACCAAGGCAGACTAAGAAGACTCGAAAAGCAAGAAACGTCACTGAAGGTGCAACACAAGAAAGCCATGCATAGACTGCTTCAAGCAAAAGATCAAGAACGTCAAACTGAATAGCGCATATATTTTGGTGTCCGTAATGCTGAATTTTTGGAACATTATAGTTTTATAGTCTTTTGATAGTTTGTAATTTTGTGGTAGCATACAATATGGCTAATTTTTGGTGGCATACAATATTGCTAGTTTTTGGAGCATGCAGTATTGCTATTGTTTGGTAGCGTGTATGCAAATTGTTAATGCAACTAACAGGGAATTAAAAATCTAATATTTACATGCTTTGTATTTGAGCATTGTTGATTCAAACTGTGaatgtgtttatttattttatttttttgataattaggagagggggagcgcttgtggaaggaattgaacccacaacCTTAGCAGTTTTCTGCtgagcgcttataccatttgagctacagctcaTTGGTGTGAATGTGTTTATTTATAGTTCTTAATTATAGGTCACTTTATAAGTAATTATGCAGGGGTATATAGTTCAGTAGAGCCAAAAAGCGGGGGGATATAATGCAGTAGAGCCAAAAAGCAGGGGGGacataattatataaacataaaaagcATGGGGGATATAATATTTCAACAAGGGAGGGTATTTTTgggttaaaaaaatattttttttactttgacCAACAGATGGGGCGAAACTAACGTACATTTGACAGATTGAGAGACGGAGGGGGTTTGTCATGAATTTAATGAATACTTAGGGGAGAACtaattcactttttaaaatttggtgatGAAGTAATAATTATGACATAAACTCAGGGGTAATAGTATTTATCcccaatttttatatttggtttaCTAAATGAAGGGTCAAATACACATTTGGCCCTCCATAttcgaaaaagaaaaaatagaaaaacgaAAAGAagaaagggtcaacgcgcccccttgtgacacgggatcatctaatccaatttatacttttttgagcaactaaccccaaaactcttcatttttggatcaAGTAACccaataatatatatttttatttcaaaaaatagatttaggataattatatcacaacaattagcaaagtatttaattacttttttacatcCCTCActtccgatttgtattttatgcgttttaaaaatataattatggggttatttgacccaaaaatgaagagttttggggttatttgctcaaaaaagtataaattgggttagatgaccccgtgtcacaagttcatgGGGCGCGTTGACCTTTGTTCAAAACGAAAACAACAGCAGTAgcatttatctatttttattaaaaatgacgTTTGTAATCTTTAGTACTAAATTAAGGGATGCATTAATCCTTTCTTCCAAATCCAAGAATAAAACATATCCGCACAATCCCAACAATTATGTCACAATCTACGCAATGAAACGTCAAAATTAACATGGAAGAACAACCACCGCCACCACCACCATCTCAGGCGCCAATCGCCGCCGCAGCCGATGAAAACACCATAGACAACCTCCCGGAAACCCTAATTCTCCACATCCTATCCTTCCTCCCAACTCTAGACGCAGTCACAACAAGTTTAGTCTCAAAAAAATGGCACAAATTATGGACAATGATACCCTCGCTCAACTTTTCTTTAACAAATTTCCCGCCTTACAAAACCCCGTCCACCACCCGTAAATTCTTCGCCAATTTCATCGACCGCACGCTCATCTCACGTGCGCATTCCCCTCCCTCCACACTCCGCCTCGATTTCATCTACGAGGAGCGGTTCAAGTTCCATGTCGATTCTTGGGTTCGTTACGCGATCAACAATCACGTGCAAGAATTAGGGTTTGATTTCTTCATTGACCGgtctttttttcaaaatgagCCGTTTTTACATGAGgttgatttttatgattttccGTTGAGTGCTTTAAAAGATgggaaaattagggttttgagatTGACCCGTTGCGATTTGTATTTTCCTTTAAGTGTACGGAGTTTGAATCTTTGGATGCTGAAGTCGGTTTATCTTGATCAGGTTTTTTTGAGTGATCAAATGTGTTTGGATTTGATGAGCGGGTGTTTTAATTTGGAGTTTTTGGAGCTGGAGAGTTGCTATGGGATGAGTAGTTTAAAGATTAGTTCGAGGAGTTTGAAGGAGTTGGAGATTAAGCATTTTATTCGTAATGACGAGGAATTTGATTTGGAGATTGATTGTGGTAGTCTTGTTAGGTTGAATATTGTTTGGTTCGAGGTTAAGAATTGTTGGTTTAAGAATTTGTTGAATTTGGTTCATTTCGGTACTGATATTGGGCATAAGAATGGCCTGTATTATCGATACTGGAGTAAGATTGTCGGTTTGCTTGATCAAATTCCGCAAATCGAGAGTCTTGCGGTTCAAAATTGGTGGCTAAAGGTTCTTTCTTTTTGAGTTCTGCTATTCATTTTATCTTTTGCTATTATgatatttttgtatatttgtGTTCATGTCATTTTGAAGTTTTAGTCAGGCATTGTAGCAATGTGCAACTTGTCAATAAGCACTCAATTACACTTAATTAATATATGAGAGATTGTAATTAGCTGCTTAGACATTTTGAATATGTTAGATAATTTAGCAGGTTCTGCTCCTAAAACAGAATGAATGCAGAATTGCAAAATTTACAGACAATTATAACTATTATTTTGTAAgttaactttttttcttttatgaatttGTAAGTTAACTTATGAAATGAATTTACCAATGATTTCCTTCTAGTCGCAATGAGCTATTTTTATCCTTTTCCCTATAGTGGTTTCTTTTTCCTCTTAAACAAGCTGTTTTCATCTTTTTCCCCTCTCTTGGTTACTTTATTATAGCATGAAAATAATGCTATAGGCATTGGCTTAGGACTCCCATTCAAGAATCAAAACCTTACAAGTTCCATTTTAATGTCTATTTTAAATGCATGTTAAatgtatatgttttttttttgcaatatcAATCTCTTTAGGGAATAGTTTTCTTGTTGACACTTATTACATTAATGCGTGATCACATCTTGTCCAGCTAGTTTACCTCACCGAttatttgcaaatgagcttgtAGTTCTTGACAGAATAAGTTTAAAGGGTAGTTTCTTTTCATTAGTAACTCCTCTTTCTTACAATTGcagttcaaatttatttttttaataataatgtcATGAGACATTCATTTGATTTCTCTCTTTGCTTGATCTTGATGTTTCCAGTTGGATCCAAAGAAAGCTTTCTCGAAAGACTTTCAACTCTACCATCTCAAGCACTTAGAGCTACAAACAGGGTATACGCAATATGATCTTCTCGGTATGGAAGCCTTGCTTGAACTTACTCCCAATGTGGAAACAATGATCTTTGATTATTTATATAAGATCGATGAAGATGTGAGtcttctttattttaaattttatctggTCCATAAGTTGCAGCAGAGGTCAAGTTTTGTTTCTATTTATCTCTTAGTGTCATTTATTTTCGGTTTTTCATAGGAGAGCTTGTCGGAAGATCTAGCTAACAAACCAATTATTCTAAGCATGCCAAATCTCAAGGAGGTGAAGATGAAAGAATTTACCGGAACAGAAAATGAAGTTAAATTTTTGGAACTCTTAAAGAAGCAAGGAGCGGTGCTAGAGAAAATCGTTATTGTTCCTGCAGAAGTGGGCGACACCAAATATGCTCCAATAGTTTTGCGTAGAAGGCGAAGGAATACTGAGATTGCAGAGACCATCTCCACATAGAGAAGTAAAGCCTCAGTATTGAAATAGTTTCTTACTGAAAAGATAATTTAGAGATTGCAAGCAC is part of the Mercurialis annua linkage group LG3, ddMerAnnu1.2, whole genome shotgun sequence genome and encodes:
- the LOC126671233 gene encoding uncharacterized protein LOC126671233; this translates as MDEPGQFKRIFIAFEPLIIGFLEGCRPLIGVDGCHLKGPYGGCLLNAVALDGNRGILPIAIAIVEGECYQSWEFFLDCLKQCIGGEDEGKHYTFMSDRQKGLIEAVSNIFPTATHRYCCRHIFSNFIKQFPEISLRPKFWMAARSTTGFSFWAVMKEI
- the LOC126672776 gene encoding uncharacterized protein LOC126672776, translating into MSESFNAWIGKLRGMPITTLLDYFREKCMVKLHKRYAVGSIWEGKLTPHAQKMLKKVINESRRQYRVIHGRNDEFEIKDGKAKFAVNLRERKCSCQWWDISGMPCKHACICIGYKRLNAEDFCDDYHSIERYLKTYNGALHPMPEMDMTTDDTSLHLLPLPLKRLPGRPRKNRRGEAGEPGPSTTSKRVNTVRCKTCSQLGHNKRGCQRTTNDQRVSLVIFS
- the LOC126671232 gene encoding F-box/LRR-repeat protein At3g26922-like isoform X1, whose product is MEEQPPPPPPSQAPIAAAADENTIDNLPETLILHILSFLPTLDAVTTSLVSKKWHKLWTMIPSLNFSLTNFPPYKTPSTTRKFFANFIDRTLISRAHSPPSTLRLDFIYEERFKFHVDSWVRYAINNHVQELGFDFFIDRSFFQNEPFLHEVDFYDFPLSALKDGKIRVLRLTRCDLYFPLSVRSLNLWMLKSVYLDQVFLSDQMCLDLMSGCFNLEFLELESCYGMSSLKISSRSLKELEIKHFIRNDEEFDLEIDCGSLVRLNIVWFEVKNCWFKNLLNLVHFGTDIGHKNGLYYRYWSKIVGLLDQIPQIESLAVQNWWLKLDPKKAFSKDFQLYHLKHLELQTGYTQYDLLGMEALLELTPNVETMIFDYLYKIDEDESLSEDLANKPIILSMPNLKEVKMKEFTGTENEVKFLELLKKQGAVLEKIVIVPAEVGDTKYAPIVLRRRRRNTEIAETIST
- the LOC126671232 gene encoding F-box/LRR-repeat protein At3g26922-like isoform X2, translating into MEEQPPPPPPSQAPIAAAADENTIDNLPETLILHILSFLPTLDAVTTSLVSKKWHKLWTMIPSLNFSLTNFPPYKTPSTTRKFFANFIDRTLISRAHSPPSTLRLDFIYEERFKFHVDSWVRYAINNHVQELGFDFFIDRSFFQNEPFLHEVDFYDFPLSALKDGKIRVLRLTRCDLYFPLSVRSLNLWMLKSVYLDQVFLSDQMCLDLMSGCFNLEFLELESCYGMSSLKISSRSLKELEIKHFIRNDEEFDLEIDCGSLVRLNIVWFEVKNCWFKNLLNLVHFGTDIGHKNGLYYRYWSKIVGLLDQIPQIESLAVQNWWLKLDPKKAFSKDFQLYHLKHLELQTGYTQYDLLGELVGRSS